ctttagatttaacTGTTTCgagttgatgagagcattatttgaagcacaccaggaaactgaagaagcttatcaaaaacagagtgaaaataagtaaaattatcttccacaaaaaaaagactatttgttaatattttttgaaatctcgagggctagttataggttattttcagcaagctttttaatgaattaattaaaattgcctttagtttttattttcttcgatttgttgaaggtggtccatataggggactcacacatactttgaggttttgctattattttttgtttgcagtagaaactcggggtacacactgttaaaatgtaaaaaatactgtcttagctgtcatatatagccaggGCGgcgatgtagctcagtcggtagcgcgctggatttgtatccagttggccgctgtcagcgtgagttcgtccccacgttcggcgagagatttatttctcagagtcaactttgtgtgcagactctcctcggtgtccgaacacccccgtgtgtacacgcaagcacaagaccaagtgcgcacgcaaaagatcctgtaatccatgtcagagttcggtgggttatagaaacacgaaaatacccagcatgcttcctccgaaagcggcgtatggctgcctaaatggcggggtaaaaacggtcatacacgtaaaagccgtgggagtttcagcccatgaacgaacaaacaaacaatatatagccatttttgtgttatgaaactttggctgtggacagaaacgagtccgttttaggcagcaaatttagagtgaacgctgccaaaagtgaaaacaaaacttgactgaatgtaaaaagcgaaaaagcctaacggttttgaggtttgtgttttgaCAAGTGCAACTTAGcctatccagagagggtgaataaagcaaatgaaattgctttgagcgctctagcgccggtagtttgtcagaacaggaggtggtccatattaggagccggtccatattgggagcccttcccctactcttCAATGCAGAAACAGCCTTGCTGTGATTACCACCacgagaaaagagagagaaagggaaaatAAGAAAAGTTGTCGAAGCATTCATCCACctgaattaaaaataaaatacaatttGAAAGTTCATCAACTTGTCTTTGTTATATAGCTGTCGTTTATGACGCGCTTCCTCTTCGTCATCATCAATCGAATCGGCCATCTCGATATTGGCATCATCCTTTCTAACCATCACTCGCAAGTATGACATTGCATACACATTTCGGTACACGCGCACTCTTGCGTCACTACTGATATATACGCAagcattcacgcacacacacacacactcacacacacacacacacacacacacactcacacacacacacactcacactcacacacacacgcacacacacacactcacacgcacacacacacacactcacacacacacacacacacactcacacacacacacacacacacacacacacacacacacaatcaaacacacactcactcacacacacacacacacacacacacacacacacacacacacacaaaataaaacacacacacacaataaaacacacactcacacactcacacacacacacacacacacacacacacacacacacacacacacacacacacacacacacaaagctggcagagaaagagacagaaaaaaatagagagagagagagagagagagagagagagagagagagagagagagagagagagagagagtgagagagagagagagagagaagaagaagaaatggttGGCCATGAGAGCAAAGAGCCTCGGAAATACACATTGACCACAATGTGTTTCATGGAATGTATTCCACAGGCGTGTTTCTGGCGTGTTACGTGTACTCAGCGGACATCACTACCACGGAGAAGGAACGCATGCTGGGGCTGGCGCTGGTCATGGGAGCCTTGGGCACAGGGAACGCCGTCTCGCAGTTCTCCGCGGGCATCTTCATTCAAAAGACAGGTTGGTGACCCAGTCACGCAGTTCTCCGCGGGCATCTTCATTCAAAAGACAGGTTGGTGACCCAGTCACGCAGTTCTCCGCGGGCATCTTCATTCAAAAGACAGGTTGGTGACCCAGTCACGCAGTTCTCCGCGGGCATCTTCATTCAAAAGACAGGTTGGTTCCGGTCACGCCTTGCTGATTTACACGTCACAGCCAATCGCTCTGACCATTGAGATACATTGAAATATTttatagtttttgtttgtttaatgcgCATAATGTAAATCGTCGTGGAATTTTACACAGGTGCGGGATACATAGCGCCTTGAAAGGGCTTAGTTACTAGGATGCGAGTTACTTTTTATTGTTTGCACTTCGAGAATTAATTCTGGTGCATTACTCAACAATGTTCATCATTGAAACATAACTGACTAGCTACTAACGCTCGAGACCAAATACGTTGAAATATTCTTCTCGTGCACTCTGTCAAGGTCTTTCTAAAGGTTTAAATGTTTCTGCTGCACATGTGTATATTacgtcatcctgaactcaggtcaaaaatgagttacttctcagcctttgttttccttctctggagaggaaatcgattttttacatatttagatcttttcgtaatgtgttatggatataagcagattcgcgatcgtcgataatgatttttcatggtgttgtgtaatttttaaattacaaaggaattgatgtgagcagacgattttttctgtaaccagttgagagtgatgcaaccatatatcacggtctccttccgacagcagtctcaaaatttcgacttgtttgtATGGAACGCCTCAACTGCCTTATGTTGATACAAAACATTATGTTGGGTCAACTTGTCATGACtttgggtggttttgtcatgatgttgggtggttctgtcatgatgttgggtggttttgtcatgatgttgggtggttttgtcatgatgttgggtggttttgtcattatgttgggtggttctgtcatgatgttgggtggttctgtcatgatgttgggtggttttgtcatgatgttgggtggttttgtcatgatgttgggtggttctgtcatgatgttgggtggttttgtcatgatgttgggtggttttgtcatgatgttgggtggttctgtcattatgttgggtggtcatgtcatgatgttgggtggttctgtcatgatgttgggtggttttgtcattatgttggatgattttgtcatgatgttgggtggtcatgtcatgatgttgggtgcttttgtcattatgttgggtgattttgtcattatgttgggtggttttgtcatgatgttgggtggttctgtcatgatgttgggtggttttgtcatgatgttgggtggttttgtcatgatgttgggtggtttttCCCATGGAACGCCTCAACTGCCTTATGTTGATACAAAACATTATGTTGGGTCAACGTGTTatatgttgggtggttttgtcaccatgttgtgtgtttatgtcattatgttgggtggctttgtcattatgttgggtcAACTTGTCGTTATGTTGAGTGGCTTTGTCATTAGGTTGGGTGGTCGtgtcattatgttgggtggttttgtcattatgttgggtcAACTTGTCATGATGTTGGGTCAACTTGTCATGATGTTGGGTCAACTTGTCATGACtttgggtggttttgtcatgatgttgggtggttttgtcatgatgttgtgtggttttgtcatgatgttgggtgATTTTATCATGATGTTGGGTGCTTatgtcattatgttgggtggtcatgtcattatgttgggtggtCGTGTCGTTATGTTGGGTGGTCGTGTCATTATGTTGAGTGCATAGTTAAAGAGTCATTATGTTTGGCGCTTCCATCATTATGTTCGGTCAACTTGTCATTCTGTTAACGCATCTATTTCTGTATAAACGCGTCTCTGATTGGATAACAGCGACCAATGAGATTGCGACTtacaccggcccccgtagcgcagtggttagcgcatcgggctgtgggccgggaggtcgtgggttcgatcagggtcatgtgggtttttcgggctacggtcggctcctacccagagtggaagtgccatggttcctatgggaaggctgggatcacttaacgaatgcgactttgagggtgctcaggttctgtttacctgaccaacaccgcaggtgctgcAGTTCTCgagcctggttgacaccaggatatatgatgacagtaagcgtagagtgctgccctgtcacgtagtctcaaaccaaattggaaatccatagcatcatcattataatcatcctcatctcattaatcatccaaaattataaattgtccttgctcttgtggcccttcatgcccggagctctcatggtgaccttggtctcagtgttcctgttccatccttccctgaatagtacttctgctgtcttcaacgtgtgacgttctggggggtcgacggagaaacgtggtggcggtctgctctctggaggggaccctcactcagtctggctccgcgacttagcagtcaatgtcgttagtagggggcatagtaggtagtgggctgcgtccgttagctccggacagacccactactgaacaccgtcgaagtgactcagcagaagtgcagtgtcatcttccgagggtagcctaccgcagcgacccgacatccctccctggagcgtttgtaaaatcgacaagtctggcagcggaacgaaattcagatgtggatggagcagcgagtgcagggacggggcggcgtgagatcacaccgggacaaggaacaggtgtaagggaaaaaaaaaaagaaaaaaaaagagattgcGACTTACAAaatgtcgaagtcggccaatctgcaatcattttcgtctcgcgaacactgatctcaaatttagatcagtgctcgcgaacaacatatgggagataactctgttttcttgttttgatagattcgcgcaataattcagcatgctgtcagagataaactggcgatagccgtggaccgatgattatcagaatgtatATTACGTGTGCTTTCGACCGTCGACTTCGTTGTCTTGTGTTCCTAGCTTTCATCAATGAAATTCCAAAACAGTTAGACTTTTAACGTTCCAAAAtgcagaatcaaaaaacaagaatagtaatttgttggaacgtttaattgatgacaaaacgttccaataagtcaccattcttggtttttttaatctttCAAACAATGATTATCATGAATCCTGTTTCCTCTTGTCCAGGTTTTTTCTTCCCTTCTCTGACAGCCGGTATGTTCGATTTACTCTGCATCTTCATCGTCATCGCCTTTTTGCCCGAAACGGTAACACGTGACCGGAAGTGCATGATGACGCCATGGGGGAGCCTGAAAAGGATCTGGACTACCTTCTCGTCACGTGACAATCCTCATCAGCGCGCGCTTCTGCTAGTGCTTCTCCTTGCCTTCTTTATCGGCGTTTTTGGAGACTACCCCGCCATGAAGGTAAGGGATTGCATTTCATTTACGTTACTTTATCATCCCTTTGCTTGAacttcgggtcgcttcctcccagtggaaagctagcagcaacaagagtcgcgctacccaggtgtgtgcgtgttaatgTGTGATGGGCCACCTGCACttttggcagaatgaccgaggtcttttacgtgccactgtgatgACATgagggtggaacatggataccgtcccTAAGTCTGCTAATAAAGTTGaccctggattcgaacccgtgaccctaggatcacaattCCAGTTCTCTATCAACGCTACCAACTTAGCTATCCGGCATcacatataattatgtgaatCTTTGCTGAACCCAAGATGTGAGAAGACTATACCCTAGTTATAAGTAAATGTATCGCATACATGTGTAACTTTACTGAATCTAAGACATAAGAGAGAGACTTTCTTAGTTATGAGGAAAACCATCACATATATTTGTAACTTTGCTGAATCCAAGGCGTGTGGAGATAATACCCTAGATATGAGGTAAGGCACCGCATAcatttgtaattttgtttttaacccaaAGCTTGTAAAACATCTTTCTGTAACATTTCTTGTGTaaatggtgtttgtttgtttgtttaacgcccagccgaccacgaagggccatatcagggcggtgctgctttgacatataacgtgcgccacacacaagacaaaagtcgcagcacaggcttcatgtctcacccattcacattattctgacaccggaccaaccagtcctagcactaaccccataatgccagacgccaggcggagcagccactagattgccaattttaaagtcttaggtatgacccggccggggtttgaacccacgacctcccgatcacggggcggacgccttaccactaggccaaccatgcCGGTCTTGTAAATGGTGTCAGCTAGCTGCAACCTGCCCACGCCATACGACATCACTGATGTTCAAACCTTCCCACACAAGCGTTGAattcgttttgttttttgttgtttttaccgACATGATTTGTTTGAAGGCAATGTAAATCACGGTTTTATATGTTAAGCTGACAAAGaaaagttacacacacacacacacacacatacacacacacacacacacacacacacacacacacacacacacacacacacacacacacacacagaggtaaaGAATAAAACCTTACGACGAAAAAGGTTGGACAATTGTTTTTGAATAAATGTACGAATAAAAGGTTACAAAAAAGTTACAAAAAAGCTACGAAACAACCAGATGTTAGcaccaaacacaaaaataaaataaaaactgcAACAAAACGCCCCAGAATGACAAtaaaatgtaaaagaaaaaaataacaaaagcttgtaaaacaagaaaacaagaggcgaagccttcaaggctcccgtaagaaatcgacaaacacaaactcattcactccgtcacacatacacacacacagtaagcataggtgacacggtgcaagagtgggagacactagatctagatctgtctgtctgtagcctacagtaacttacggggacacgactgccagatcgacactgcgctttcgacatcacttcctcgcgcacacactggaaacacgctgtgcagatcaacctgtaggaaatttcctttggtatcttctttatctatttttctggggctacgaaaccgaacaatgtgaaatcgtcttccccgaatcggcgaactgcagctgggtgagaactgtatctataccacaatccttcacgcgatctgacttaaccttgacccctgacctggtctacataccacacacgacacaaaccagtcacctgtttttaccccccccccccttcccccccgaaaaaaaaagaaacaccacccgttttctttggatacacactttaacgtacatacgtgccgacgaaatgttgatcattgcttcaatactttgaagctgttgcttggataataaccaggtaaaattagtatttcggtgttcagtcaaatgttaaagtttctatcacacacatacacacatacacacgcacagacagacacaagttagcatcgcataggctacacttacgtgagccaaaaaacatgaaaaacaaCATCCTGCACAAGTATCCATTTGCAGCTGGACGTTCTGTACCTGATGGACCAACCGTTCTGTTGGAGCTCCTCTCAGATCGGTTTGCTGGAGTCGATCAAGGTGGGGGTGTCTCGTCTGGCCAGCCTCCTCATGCTTCTGCCCCTGCAGCGAGTCATGTCCGCCACCTGTCTCGCCATCTTCGGTGCCCTGTCCTTCCTCGCCTCCAACGTTCTCATCGGCCTGGCGGAGGGCGATCTCCTGGTTTACCTTGGTAGGTTTGTATGGGGTTTGTGAAGCTCTGCGGGGTGAGGGGTTGGGATGGGAAGAGGTGGTcgcggagagagaaagagagagagaatatttgtgtgtgtgtgtgtgtgtgtgtgtgcgtgcatgtgcgtgtgtgtgtatgtgtgtgtgtgtgtgtgtatgtgtgtgtgtatgtgtgtgcgtgtgtgtgtgtgtgcatgtgtgtgtgtgtctgtgtgtgtgtgtatgtgtgtgtatgtgtgtgcgtgtgtgtgtatgtgtgtgtcttcgGTGCCTTGTCCTTCCTCGCCTCCAATGTTCTCACCGGCCAGCGATCTTCTGGTTTATTACGGTATAGTGGAACCCTTTTCGAAGATTTTAAAAAGGGGGTGATTTTGTaaaggttataaacagaaaatctgaaataaaccaaggtcttaaaagagagaaGTCTATAAacatatatgtgtatgtgtgtgtatgtgtgtgtgtatgtgtgtgtgtgtgtgtgtgagtgtgtgagtgtgtgtgtgtgtgtgcgtgtgtgtgagtgtgtgcgtgtgtgttcgttcgtgtgtgtatgtgtgtccattcgtacgtgcgtgctttcgtgcgtgtgtgtgtgcgtctgttcgTTCGTGCCTGCTTGTgtacctgcgtgcgtgcgttcgtgtgtgtgtctgtgtctgtgtgttagtgtgtgtttttaataaTAACCCGCAATTTGAATAATGTAAATTGAAATGTTTGGCAGGTGGCGCCGCAGCGGCAGGTTGTAGCATCATGTTTGCAGCGGTCAGGGCCATGATGTCACGAATGGTTCCCGTTGACAGGCTGGGTGAGTGCAACCGCTAACGTTAGGCTGTGGGGTAACTACACGTGATCATTTCTAGGGGTACGTTGGAGGAgcaggaggggtggggggggggggtgggggtgttggttagtttgttggcTGTAGTGGTACGCTTGCTACgcggcttttttgtgtgtgttttgtttttaagtgtctttaaCAGAAGGTTATGATCAAGTTGCCGTTCGATCGAAGTATTTTACTCCTTAATAAGGATAAAGGAGTGGGATACTTCcatcgaccggcgctttgatacaagctcctgtgcttaCTTGACGCTGATCTGTGGGGTGTGAAGTAGCTGTGCGTGGTGTTTGTGCCATgtgtttgaccctttccgcttACCTCCCGACACCTGCCTTTGTGTTCAGGTGCTCTGTTTGGCGGCATAGCGGTGACGGAGAGCGTGTGTTTCGGGGTGAGCCAGGTGACAGTCTTCACCGTCTATATTTAACCCTTTCCGCTTACTTCCCGACACCTGCCTTTGTGTTCAGGTGCTCTGTTTGGCGGTATAGCGGTGACGGAGAGCGTGTGTTTCGGGGTGAGCCAGGTGACAGTCTTCACCGTCTATATTTGACCCTTTCCGCTTACCTCCCGACACCTGCCTTTGTGTTCAGGTGCTCTGTTTGGCGGCATAGCGGTGACGGAGAGCGTGTGTTTCGGGGTGAGCCAGGTGACAGTCTTCACCGTCTATATTTGACCCTTTCCGCTTACCTCCCGACACCTGCCTTTGTGTTCAGGTGCTCTGTTTGGCGGCATAGCGGTGACGGAGAGCGTGTGTTTCGGGGTGAGCCAGGTGACAGTCTTCACCGTCTATATTTGACCCTTTCCGCTTACCTCCCGACACCTGCCTTTGTGTTCAGGTGCTCTGTTTGGCGGCATAGCGGTGACGGAGAGCGTGTGTTTCGGGGTGAGCCAGGTGACAGTCTTCACCGTCTATATTTGACCCTTTCCGCTTACCTCCCGACACCTGCCTTTGTGTTCAGGTGCTCTGTTTGGCGGCATAGCGGTGACGGAGAGCGTGTGTTTCGGGGTGAGCCAGGTGACAGTCTTCACCGTCTATATTTGACCCTTTCCGCTTACCTCCCGACACCTGCCTTTGTGTTCAGGTGCTCTGTTTGGCGGCATAGCGGTGACGGAGAGCGTGTGTTTCGGGGTGAGCCAGGTGACAGTCTTCACCGTCTATATTTGACCCTTTCCGCTTACCTCCCGACACCTGCCTTTGTGTTCAGGTGCTCTGTTTGGCGGCATAGCGGTGACGGAGAGCGTGTGTTTCGGGGTGAGCCAGGTGACAGTCTTCACCGTCTATATTTGACCCTTTCCGCTTACCTCCCGACACCTGCCTTTGTGTTCAGGTGCTCTGTTTGGCGGCATAGCGGTGACGGAGAGCGTGTGTTTCGGGGTGAGCCAGGTGACAGTCTTCACCGTCTATATTTGACCCTTTCCGCTTACCTCCCGACACCTGCCTTTGTGTTCAGGTGCTCTGTTTGGCGGCATAGCGGTGACGGAGAGCGTGTGTTTCGGGGTGAGCCAGGTGACAGTCTTCACCGTCTATATTTGACCCTTTCCGCTTACCTCCCGACACCTGCCTTTGTGTTCAGGTGCTCTGTTTGGCGGCATAGCGGTGACGGAGAGCGTGTGTTTCGGGGTGAGCCAGGTGACAGTCTTCACCGTCTATATTTGACCCTTTCCGCTTACCTCCCGACACCTGCCTTTGTGTTCAGGTGCTCTGTTTGGCGGCATAGCGGTGACGGAGAGCGTGTGTTTCGGGGTGAGCCAGGTGACAGTCTTCACCGTCTATATTTGACCCTTTCCGCTTACCTCCCGACACCTGCCTTTGTGTTCAGGTGCTCTGTTTGGCGGCATAGCGGTGACGGAGAGCGTGTGTTTCGGGGTGAGCCAGGTGACAGTCTTCACCGTCTATATTTGACCCTTTCCGCTTACCTCCCGACACCTGCCTTTGTGTTCAGGTGCTCTGTTTGGCGGCATAGCGGTGACGGAGAGCGTGTGTTTCGGGGTGAGCCAGGTGACAACCTTTACTGTCTACAAGGCCGTGGTCAGCTTCATGCCCGGAATCACCTACTTCTGTCTCGCCGGCTGCTTCTTCGTTTGCATCATCCTCTTTATGTGAGTTATCTGTTTGATGAGGATGCGGATGAGGTGGAGAAGGTGAAAGAtgactacagacagacagacagacagacagacgtactgacgtacagacaggcagacagacagtaaatcggacataaagacagacagacagacacacagacagacagactgactgactgactgactgactgactgacagacagacaggcaggcagacagacagacagacagacagatagacagagacggAACAGGTAGAAAGGTGATTACAACAGCACATGTGTGTGCAATCATTCTCAAAAGCTTATCAACGATCCAAGCAAGTTTAATGGTAATACAAGTATAGAGGAGGAGAATGGTGATGGTGATAATGGATTATGATGACAGAAACGATAATTCTTACGCCGTTAACTGAAGCCTATTGACCAATAAGGCCACATCCGTAATGAGGGCTGGACATCGTGTATGGGAGGGAGGGGTttccaaaatgaggcaggggtaccaGGCCAGGCCAGGCTGGGGTGCGGACGCTGTCGAAATGAAGAATCTTCAATCGGGATTGTGGGTCTCTCCTTGAGAAAAACAAAGGTACATTTGCCGGATAAGGGAGAGGGGCTTTAGGAACTAAGACCAACCCACACGTACCTCCCTTCTCCACCTCGAAATCGTGGCAATGTGTTTGAAACGTACTTTTCAAATGACACCAACACTCTGTTCCAGGATCCACGGGTGTTTACTGCGGAAAAGCAAGATATTGGCCGTACCCCCCGTCAATATTCAGACAGTTGTGGAGGATCCAAGCGATACCAAGACTCTTTCAGCAACCCACAGTGTCGTCATCTCTTCGTGACGAAAAGCGATGGATGTAGGAGTGTAAAGATGATGATGCTCGATCGGAAATAAATCTATCTTGACTCAATCAGGAcatctattaaaacaaatgagAAAAAAATTCTGGGGATAATTATCATTTGCAGGCACTCTCATGTaatgtttcatgaagatcggtccagtagttttctctgaatcgctcaacacatacacagacagacacacaatgacataCACAACACCCTCGATTCGATTCCccgtcaatgttaaaacattaaagtcaaaacttgactaaatgtaaaagaaatatataacaacaaagaaacacCTTGTGTCCGTAAGTATCTGAGTAATGCCCCGTTATTACCTACATTCCCTTTGTatgaaatgtttgtgtgtgtgtgtgtgtgtgtgtgtgtgcgtgtgcgtgtgtgtgtgtgtgtgtgtgtgtgtgtgtgcgtgtgcgtgtgacatggtgagtgtgtgtgccagggcgtgtgtgtttgccacggtttgtgtgcatttgtgtgtgtctgtgtttacgCGGCTGTGATTGTCTCGCGTACGCCATATGCTTATTATATTTTGCTTTATATAtatgttgttgtctttttagAGCAGACAATCCACACTTTATAATCAATTGTTTAATTTTATGTTCAATAAAATGAATGATCTCCTTATCTTTAAGTCTCGTGTCTTATGTGATTTACACAGCGATTTTTACGAGAAGGAATCAAGTACGAGTGCATCTTTTCCTGTGTGCTGATAACATGCCTTGCAAAGTTATAAAAAGCCTTGAACCTGACTTTTGAGTGGATGTCCTTACCAGCTATCAAATTACCCACTGACCCACTTAACGCGGTCATGCGTTTGATAGGCAGGCGCGTGAAAAGATATGGTCAGCGTTCATCTGTACTGAATTCAATAGACGAATTAACTCTGTCGGGTGTCTATGGGTTGGGCAAGAGTGAATACACTTGCGTTTAGTAAGACAAGTGTTTTACACATGTTCCTTGTCCACAAGTTtcggacacacccctcgctagtgactggcctataatgtcacgtgggaaagtttgcctcaataaaagcaaaagTATTTACCCTTTCCCAACCTACACCAgtccaacagagttatttccgaacatcgtccatCACAGATATTAATGTCAGCAGtggatgtttttttctcaaaatctGATCGGTAAAATAagcacatttaaaaacaaaaagttaaGTTCAGATGCGCAAGGCCTAATCAAATTCATTGCTCACATCACTTTTAATCTTTACGAAAGACTGTACGTTCAATGGCTGATATTGTATCTGTCCTTTTCATTGTTTACGATTTTTGTAATCTTGTGTGAAAGTATGTGCATGTGCACTTCACTcagaggtacatgtttaggctaggggggggggttgcgcaacccccataacccccccggtagtccggccctgcccaCTGTTCCAGACTCTGCGCCTCCAGACTAGGATTGCAG
This Littorina saxatilis isolate snail1 linkage group LG17, US_GU_Lsax_2.0, whole genome shotgun sequence DNA region includes the following protein-coding sequences:
- the LOC138953440 gene encoding proton-coupled folate transporter-like, with amino-acid sequence MAGNLIQAADSPTGQEPTRSIADEIAAALNPSAESGYVEDWSRKTPDRFLRHGGRVEDDLTHSEIERHNHVHSRDTSGGVGSSSANGAAGTSSVLGRRKIQTTRVGSQTCADDILSDSDDSTASDTAPLLRNKTHRSEDGPPPRKIPRQKRSLFFISLVSIFVSVSDRMAEPVLEQYVYQVYTQQVYGNASVMVQITKTPCVNTSNTSTVQADRLRDMVQDKSADLLMFLEMLTFGIGMVSCLLLGTYSDVMGRRLALLVPLIGHFLRDAAAPVIIHFDLGLPALYVGYAIFGVCGGTAGVFLACYVYSADITTTEKERMLGLALVMGALGTGNAVSQFSAGIFIQKTGFFFPSLTAGMFDLLCIFIVIAFLPETVTRDRKCMMTPWGSLKRIWTTFSSRDNPHQRALLLVLLLAFFIGVFGDYPAMKLDVLYLMDQPFCWSSSQIGLLESIKVGVSRLASLLMLLPLQRVMSATCLAIFGALSFLASNVLIGLAEGDLLVYLGGAAAAGCSIMFAAVRAMMSRMVPVDRLGALFGGIAVTESVCFGVSQVTTFTVYKAVVSFMPGITYFCLAGCFFVCIILFMIHGCLLRKSKILAVPPVNIQTVVEDPSDTKTLSATHSVVISS